A single window of Anopheles moucheti chromosome 2, idAnoMoucSN_F20_07, whole genome shotgun sequence DNA harbors:
- the LOC128296913 gene encoding lipoyltransferase 1, mitochondrial isoform X2, translating into MAALVVKRSVRSLCRMYALSSPSATSHLSQQAQTCGYSSSTKHPSKQLSTADIKKIPDAEVRKSVFISQSNDVFTNLALEDWIYRNFDLTNHHILMLWINKPSVVIGRHQNPFSETNVSALERNGIELARRNSGGGAVYHDPGNLNCTFFMPRARYDRKYNLTLLTRALYREYGINAELSTRDDIVLLGKKISGTAAKLGQPNAYHHCTLLVNSNKLHLGASLAKDNVEITSKATASIPSPIKNLVDVNRTVNIQQLLSAIGYEFLRTPATQLTDGGRELLMKQRGFQLINPTDKWFPGITELRENFASWEWRFGKTPNFSVQKTIQLKSAGEHQHEMKVKVDVEKALIKEISLVLPNHEPIPVVSDMVGRMYNEDCFHGIAEALRGANTENMQQAMGL; encoded by the exons ATGGCTGCCTTGGTAGTGAAACGATCGGTGCGATCACTCTGCCGGATGTACGCCCTTTCGTCCCCGTCAGCGACGTCGCATCTTTCCCAGCAAGCACAAACGTGTGGCTACTCCTCCTCCACGAAGCATCC cagcaagcagcTGTCAACGGCCGACATCAAGAAGATCCCGGATGCGGAGGTGCGCAAATCCGTCTTCATCTCGCAATCGAACGATGTGTTCACGAACCTCGCGTTGGAGGATTGGATCTATCGGAACTTCGACTTGACCAACCATCACATACTGATGCTGTGGATTAACAAGCCGTCGGTGGTGATCGGCCGGCACCAGAATCCCTTCTCCGAGACGAACGTTTCCGCGCTGGAGCGTAATGGGATCGAGCTGGCTCGACGGAATAGTGGCGGCGGGGCCGTCTATCACGATCCCGGTAACCTGAACTGTACCTTCTTTATGCCGCGGGCCCGGTACGATCGGAAGTACAACCTGACACTGCTGACACGCGCCCTTTATCGGGAGTACGGTATCAATGCGGAACTTTCCACACGGGACGATATTGTGCTGTTGGGCAAAAAG ATATCAGGAACCGCTGCTAAACTAGGCCAACCGAACGCTTATCATCACTGTACGCTGCTGGTAAACTCGAACAAGCTTCACCTGGGTGCATCCCTTGCGAAAGATAAC GTTGAAATAACAAGCAAGGCTACCGCTTCCATTCCATCGCCGATCAAGAATCTTGTTGACGTAAACCGAACCGTAAACATCCAGCAACTCCTGTCGGCCATTGG CTACGAATTTCTTCGCACACCCGCCACCCAACTGACCGACGGTGGTCGCGAACTGTTGATGAAACAGCGTGGCTTCCAGCTGATCAATCCTACGGACAAGTGGTTCCCGGGCATTACCGAGCTGCGCGAAAATTTTGCCTCGTGGGAGTGGCGGTTTGGGAAGACGCCCAACTTTTCCGTACAGAAAACGATCCAGCTCAAATCGGCCGGAGAGCATCAGCATGAGATGAAGGTGAAAGTGGACGTTGAAAAG GCACTTATTAAAGAAATTAGTCTCGTCCTGCCCAACCACGAGCCGATTCCGGTTGTGTCGGATATGGTGGGCCGCATGTATAACGAGGATTGCTTCCATGGTATCGCGGAAGCACTGCGAGGTGCAAACACCGAAAATATGCAACAGGCGATGGGATTATGA
- the LOC128296913 gene encoding lipoyltransferase 1, mitochondrial isoform X1: MAALVVKRSVRSLCRMYALSSPSATSHLSQQAQTCGYSSSTKHPFQGNGAGSSPTGHLTMTSSSKQLSTADIKKIPDAEVRKSVFISQSNDVFTNLALEDWIYRNFDLTNHHILMLWINKPSVVIGRHQNPFSETNVSALERNGIELARRNSGGGAVYHDPGNLNCTFFMPRARYDRKYNLTLLTRALYREYGINAELSTRDDIVLLGKKISGTAAKLGQPNAYHHCTLLVNSNKLHLGASLAKDNVEITSKATASIPSPIKNLVDVNRTVNIQQLLSAIGYEFLRTPATQLTDGGRELLMKQRGFQLINPTDKWFPGITELRENFASWEWRFGKTPNFSVQKTIQLKSAGEHQHEMKVKVDVEKALIKEISLVLPNHEPIPVVSDMVGRMYNEDCFHGIAEALRGANTENMQQAMGL; encoded by the exons ATGGCTGCCTTGGTAGTGAAACGATCGGTGCGATCACTCTGCCGGATGTACGCCCTTTCGTCCCCGTCAGCGACGTCGCATCTTTCCCAGCAAGCACAAACGTGTGGCTACTCCTCCTCCACGAAGCATCCGTTCCAGGGCAATGGAGCGGGCAGTAGCCCGACAGGTCATCTGACCatgaccagcagcagcaagcagcTGTCAACGGCCGACATCAAGAAGATCCCGGATGCGGAGGTGCGCAAATCCGTCTTCATCTCGCAATCGAACGATGTGTTCACGAACCTCGCGTTGGAGGATTGGATCTATCGGAACTTCGACTTGACCAACCATCACATACTGATGCTGTGGATTAACAAGCCGTCGGTGGTGATCGGCCGGCACCAGAATCCCTTCTCCGAGACGAACGTTTCCGCGCTGGAGCGTAATGGGATCGAGCTGGCTCGACGGAATAGTGGCGGCGGGGCCGTCTATCACGATCCCGGTAACCTGAACTGTACCTTCTTTATGCCGCGGGCCCGGTACGATCGGAAGTACAACCTGACACTGCTGACACGCGCCCTTTATCGGGAGTACGGTATCAATGCGGAACTTTCCACACGGGACGATATTGTGCTGTTGGGCAAAAAG ATATCAGGAACCGCTGCTAAACTAGGCCAACCGAACGCTTATCATCACTGTACGCTGCTGGTAAACTCGAACAAGCTTCACCTGGGTGCATCCCTTGCGAAAGATAAC GTTGAAATAACAAGCAAGGCTACCGCTTCCATTCCATCGCCGATCAAGAATCTTGTTGACGTAAACCGAACCGTAAACATCCAGCAACTCCTGTCGGCCATTGG CTACGAATTTCTTCGCACACCCGCCACCCAACTGACCGACGGTGGTCGCGAACTGTTGATGAAACAGCGTGGCTTCCAGCTGATCAATCCTACGGACAAGTGGTTCCCGGGCATTACCGAGCTGCGCGAAAATTTTGCCTCGTGGGAGTGGCGGTTTGGGAAGACGCCCAACTTTTCCGTACAGAAAACGATCCAGCTCAAATCGGCCGGAGAGCATCAGCATGAGATGAAGGTGAAAGTGGACGTTGAAAAG GCACTTATTAAAGAAATTAGTCTCGTCCTGCCCAACCACGAGCCGATTCCGGTTGTGTCGGATATGGTGGGCCGCATGTATAACGAGGATTGCTTCCATGGTATCGCGGAAGCACTGCGAGGTGCAAACACCGAAAATATGCAACAGGCGATGGGATTATGA
- the LOC128296914 gene encoding uncharacterized protein LOC128296914 yields the protein MPFNCSRDCVGIRYRINSLHQTWKWLHQTIALHEYLISMSAADTNNSSRKSHHPLQQGINSTSSITVACC from the coding sequence ATGCCCTTTAACTGCAGTCGCGATTGTGTAGGTATTCGATACCGCATCAACTCGCTGCACCAAACCTGGAAGTGGCTTCACCAGACTATCGCCCTGCACGAGTACCTGATTTCGATGAGCGCAGCTGACACGAATAACAGCAGCCGAAAGTCGCACCATCCACTGCAACAGGGAatcaacagcaccagcagcattaCCGTGGCGTGTTGCTAA
- the LOC128298858 gene encoding dynein axonemal heavy chain 3-like, with the protein MWVISQGPPIITSYCDVVTPHQPPTEKRSVLCVISEPNQRNEKDVNLLWTLLGSLYRTVEGYDIDAVLNFEKDDIPLKVIQKLEERVFTNENFDPEKVKAASAAAEGLCKWVIAIAKYNKVAKEIAPKKAALAEAQASYNSAMTILNAKLEQLRIVEENLADLQRKLDEQIAQHAKLQANVELCMKKLERATEIITGLGGEKDRWQTAAETLALIYDTLTGDVLIASGIVAYLGPFTMQFRAQQIEQWIERISQN; encoded by the exons ATGTGGGTCATCTCGCAGGGACCTCCGATTATTACCTCTTATTGTGACGTCGTCACACCTCATCAACCACCAACCGAGAAGCGGAGTGTACTATGCGTTATCAGTGAAC CCaatcaacgaaatgaaaaagacgTCAATCTGTTGTGGACACTGCTCGGGTCACTATATCGGACGGTGGAAGGTTACGATATCGATGCGGTGCTAAACTTCGAGAAGGATGATATTCCTCTGAAGGTAATACAGAAGCTTGAGGAGCGTGTCTTTACCAACGAAAACTTTGATCCGGAGAAGGTGAAGGCGGCGTCGGCGGCTGCGGAAGGATTGTGCAAATGGGTCATTGCGATTGCAAAGTACAATAAGGTAGCAAAGGAGATAGCACCCAAGAAAGCAGCATTAGCCGAAGCTCAAGCGAGTTATAAT TCCGCTATGACGATACTGAATGCAAAGCTGGAACAGCTACGTATCGTCGAGGAAAATCTTGCGGATCTCCAACGTAAGCTGGACGAACAGATTGCTCAACATGCAAAGCTGCAAGCAAATGTAGAGCTGTGTATGAAGAAGCTGGAACGCGCTACGGAGATCATTACCGGTCTGGGTGGTGAGAAGGATCGCTGGCAGACGGCGGCAGAAACGCTGGCACTAATCTACGACACGCTCACCGGTGACGTGTTGATTGCATCTGGTATCGTTGCGTACTTGGGACCCTTCACGATGCAGTTCCGGGCACAGCAGATCGAACAGTGGATCGAACG TATATCACAAAATTAG